CGCACAGGCGGCTTCGTCAAACGTTAATGCCCACCGCTTTCCAGCCTGCCTTGACCGCCTTCTGCTCATCCTTGTTTACGCCATAAAGCTGACCGGCAATATCATGGGTGATACGCGCAAAACGCAAAAAGCCGGAATTGGGCCGCAGCCGCGAATCGCGCAGTGCGTCATACCAGATCCGCCCTGCACGCTCCCAGGCGAACCCGCCAATCTTGGTGGCCACCTGATAGAACGCGTGGTTGGGAATGCCGGAATTGATATGCACGCCACCATTGTCCTCGTAGGTTTGCACAAAATCATCCATATGCCCCGGCTGCGGGTCTTTGCCCAGCAGCTTGTCATCAAAGGCGGTGCCCGGGGCTTTCATCGAACGCAGAGCGGTGCCTTTGATCTTTTTGGTAAACAGCCCCTTGCCGATCAACCAGTCGGCGTCCTCGGCCGTTTGCTTCAGCGCGTACTGCTTGATCAACGAACCGAATACATCCGACAGCGACTCGTTCAGCGCGCCGGACTGGTTGAAGTACATCAGCTTGGCCTCATCCTCGGTCACGCCATGGGCCAACTCATGGCCAATGACGTCGAGCGCCACGGTGAAGCGGTTGAACAACTGCTGGTCGCCATCGCCGAACACCATCTGGGTCGAATTCCAGAACGCGTTGTTGTAGTCCTGGCCGAAGTGCACCGTAGCGTCCAGCGCCATGCCCGCATCGTCGATGGAGTTGCGGTCGAATACCTGGTCAAAAAAATCGAAGGTGGCGCCCAGGCCGTCATAGGCTTCGTCTACTGCGGCATCGCCACTGGCGGGCTGCCCTTCGCCGCGAATCAGCTTGCCAGGCAGGCTGTCGGTGTTTTCGGCGCTGTAGATCGAGCGCTGTTTCTCGGCGCCCACGGCCAGCGCCATGCGGGCCGGGCCCTTGGCGGGTACCGCGACCATACGCAACGAGCGGAACGTGCTGTCCTTGGCGCGCGTGCGTAATGCGACCTCCCGCTGGGCTTTATCCCCGTGGCGGGCGATCTGGTCGAGCATGTACGGTGGGATCAGGCAGAAAATCGGGTTGCGCGGTTGGCGAACACACATGAGCTGGCTCCTTTTTGGCGTGTGATGAACGTCCGGGTAACGGTTTTCAGGATAGCCCTGTGTTCGCCACCTGGGCCAAATTGTCATGAGTTTGTGTTTCAGTGGTGTTTATCCGAGGCCCATAAGGAACATGCCCATGCCCGCCCGCACAGCCAAAATCGACCTTTCCCACCGCCCAAGGCTCGCCGACCTGCGCCCATTGGTCGCAGCCAGCCCCAGCCTGCTGGAAGCCAGAACCGCGACGCCGCGTGTCACAGCGGCCAAGGACTTCAAAAACCGCGCGGGCTATGCCGACGATTTCCTCAGCGACTTCGTGGTGCCATGGCCCACGGTTGGCGAGCCGCTGGCAAGCGACGTGCAACCCAAGCGTCTGGACTACACGCATTTCTCCATCACCATGTCGCGCTCCCGGCGATTGGCGCTCTACGTGGGGGTCAATATCGACGGCGCCAAGCATGTGGACATCACGCGCAGCAACGACGCCTGGGCCTACGATGGCCGCCTGCCTCTGGACGCCCAAGCAGGTGAAGACCTCTATGCCGGCAATGGCCTGGACCGCGGCCACCTGGTACGGCGCCAGGACCCCAACTGGGGCGACGAGGCGAACACCGCCAACTTCGACACCTTTCACTTCACCAACTGCTCGCCCCAGATGAGCGGCTTCAACCAGAAGACCTGGCTGGAACTCGAAGACTACATTCTCGACAACACCCAGCGCTGGAAAGCCCGCGCCACGGTATTTACCGGGCCAGTGTTCGCCGATGACGACCGACTTTACCGTGGCGTAAAAATCCCCAGGGCGTTCTGGAAAGTAGTGGCCTACCTCAGCGACGATGGCAAACCGTCCGCCAGCGCCTACATGATTGACCAAAGCCGCGAGCTGGGCCAACTCGACCTGGTATTCGGCCCGCTTCGCACCTACCAGCGCAGTGTGATTGCGATCGAACAACTGACCGGCATCCGCTTCGCCAACCTGGCCGACTACGACGGGTTCAGCAACGAAGAGCGCGCCACAGGCACCCGGATCGAAGCGCTGATCCGCGGGCCGCAAGATATTCGACTCTGATTCGCGCCTACAGGGTGTGATCGCTTACCATATCGCCGCCGGTTCCCGTATGGGACTAACAGGGAATTCGAAACGCCGCACGCGACGTGAACCGAAACTGCCCCCGCAACTGTAGATGCCGAGCCTGCTCCCCACTGCCACTGGACCGCGTCCGGGAAGGCGGGAGCAAGGCGACGACGCATCAGTCAGGAGACCTGCCGGCCCAGCTAATTCACTAACCGGCGGGGTGTCCGGGAAGGACATCCTGGCCCTGCCCATCAGCAGCGTCCATGGGCGTATTTCCGAGCCGTACCTCCCCTGCTGCACCTACGGTTCACAAGGAGATCGCCTCATGCTGCCACGCGTTACCGCCCTGATCGCAGGCTTGGGTATGTGTGCCCTGGCGCAAGCCGCGCCCACTCAGTACCCGTTGACCGTGCAAAACTGCGGCAGCACCCTGACCTTCCAGCACGCCCCCGCCCGCAGCGTGACCATCGGCCAGGCTGCCACCGAGATGCTCTACGCCCTGGGCGTGGGCGACAAGGTGGTCGGCACTTCGCTGTGGTTCAACAACGTGGCGGCGCAGTACAAGGCCCAGGACGACCGCATCGAGCGCCTGGCCAACAACGAGCCAAGCTTCGAAGCCGTACTCGCCAAGCGCCCGCAACTGGTGGCCGCCGAGCTGGAATGGGTGGTGGGCCCCCAAGGCGTGGTCGGCACCCGTGAGCAGTTTCATGAACTGAAGATCCCCACCTACCTGTTGCCGTCCGACTGCGAAGGCAAGGACAACCTGGTGGGCGCCGATGGCACCCGGTTGGAGCCCTTTCGCATCGAGACGATCTACCAGAGCCTCCAGCAACTGGCGCAGATTTTCGACGTACAGGATCGCGGCCAACAACTGGCCGACGAACTCAAGGCGCGCCTGGCCAAATCCGTCGCTACGGCGCAGGGCAAAGGCTTGAAGCAGGCCAGCGCACTGGTGTGGTTCTCCAGCGCCGAAATGGCCAGCGACCCTTACGTAGCCGGCCATAAGGGCGTGCCGCAATTCATGCTGCAAACCCTAGGCCTGCGTAACGTCGTGCAGTCCGATGAAGAGTGGCCCGCCGTGGGCTGGGAAACCATCGCCAAGGCCAACCCCACCTTCCTGGTGATCGCTCGCATGGACCGCCGCCGCTACCCGGCCGACGACCATGAAAAGAAACTCGCCTTCCTGCGCAGCGACCCGGTGACCCGCAACATGGACGCGGTCAAGAACAACCGCATCATCATCCTCGACGCCCTGGCGTTGCAGGCGAGCCTGCGCACCTTCGAAGGCCTTGAACAACTGGCCGCCGCCATCGACGGCTACGACCTGGGCCAATGATGCGCAGCCTACTCGCCCTGGCGCTGCTGTTGCTCGCCCTGCTTGCTGGCGTCGCCATCGGTGAAACCGCCATCGAACCGCAGGTGGTGCTGCAGGTGCTCGCCAATAAACTCTGGGGCGCGGGCTTCGTGCTGGACCCCATCGACGAAGGCGTGGTGTGGAACTATCGGCTCACCCGGGCCCTGGTGGCCGCAGCCTGCGGCGCAGGGTTGGCAACGTGCGGCGTGATCCTGCAATCGCTGCTGCGTAATCCGCTGGCCGATCCGTACCTGCTGGGCATCAGCGCCGGCGCGTCAACCGGCGCGGTACTCGTTGCCTTGATTGGCGTGGGCGGTGGTTTGGTGTCGTTGTCGGCAGGCGCGTTTGTGGGGGCGATGGCGGCGTTTGCGCTGGTGACGCTGCTGGCGCGGGCCAGCGGTTCGTCCAGCGGTACCGGGCAGATCATCCTCGCGGGCATCGCCGGCTCGCAGTTGTTCAATGCCTTGACCGCGTTCCTGATCACCAAGTCGGCCAGCTCCGAACAGGCCCGCGGTATTATGTTCTGGCTGCTGGGCAACCTCAGCGGCGTGCGCTGGCCGTCGGTGTGGTTGGCGGTGCCGGTGGCGGTCGTGGGGCTCGCGGTGTGCCTGTGGCACCGTCG
This genomic stretch from Pseudomonas synxantha BG33R harbors:
- a CDS encoding M4 family metallopeptidase, with product MCVRQPRNPIFCLIPPYMLDQIARHGDKAQREVALRTRAKDSTFRSLRMVAVPAKGPARMALAVGAEKQRSIYSAENTDSLPGKLIRGEGQPASGDAAVDEAYDGLGATFDFFDQVFDRNSIDDAGMALDATVHFGQDYNNAFWNSTQMVFGDGDQQLFNRFTVALDVIGHELAHGVTEDEAKLMYFNQSGALNESLSDVFGSLIKQYALKQTAEDADWLIGKGLFTKKIKGTALRSMKAPGTAFDDKLLGKDPQPGHMDDFVQTYEDNGGVHINSGIPNHAFYQVATKIGGFAWERAGRIWYDALRDSRLRPNSGFLRFARITHDIAGQLYGVNKDEQKAVKAGWKAVGINV
- a CDS encoding DNA/RNA non-specific endonuclease — translated: MPARTAKIDLSHRPRLADLRPLVAASPSLLEARTATPRVTAAKDFKNRAGYADDFLSDFVVPWPTVGEPLASDVQPKRLDYTHFSITMSRSRRLALYVGVNIDGAKHVDITRSNDAWAYDGRLPLDAQAGEDLYAGNGLDRGHLVRRQDPNWGDEANTANFDTFHFTNCSPQMSGFNQKTWLELEDYILDNTQRWKARATVFTGPVFADDDRLYRGVKIPRAFWKVVAYLSDDGKPSASAYMIDQSRELGQLDLVFGPLRTYQRSVIAIEQLTGIRFANLADYDGFSNEERATGTRIEALIRGPQDIRL
- a CDS encoding ABC transporter substrate-binding protein, with translation MLPRVTALIAGLGMCALAQAAPTQYPLTVQNCGSTLTFQHAPARSVTIGQAATEMLYALGVGDKVVGTSLWFNNVAAQYKAQDDRIERLANNEPSFEAVLAKRPQLVAAELEWVVGPQGVVGTREQFHELKIPTYLLPSDCEGKDNLVGADGTRLEPFRIETIYQSLQQLAQIFDVQDRGQQLADELKARLAKSVATAQGKGLKQASALVWFSSAEMASDPYVAGHKGVPQFMLQTLGLRNVVQSDEEWPAVGWETIAKANPTFLVIARMDRRRYPADDHEKKLAFLRSDPVTRNMDAVKNNRIIILDALALQASLRTFEGLEQLAAAIDGYDLGQ
- a CDS encoding FecCD family ABC transporter permease, translated to MMRSLLALALLLLALLAGVAIGETAIEPQVVLQVLANKLWGAGFVLDPIDEGVVWNYRLTRALVAAACGAGLATCGVILQSLLRNPLADPYLLGISAGASTGAVLVALIGVGGGLVSLSAGAFVGAMAAFALVTLLARASGSSSGTGQIILAGIAGSQLFNALTAFLITKSASSEQARGIMFWLLGNLSGVRWPSVWLAVPVAVVGLAVCLWHRRALDAFTFGSDSAASLGIPVRRVQFVLVACAALVTAVMVSIVGSIGFVGLVIPHAVRLLLGTGHSRLLPASALGGALFLIAADVLSRTLIKGQVIPVGVVTALVGAPVFALILIGRRNAR